In a genomic window of Allomeiothermus silvanus DSM 9946:
- a CDS encoding PaaX family transcriptional regulator C-terminal domain-containing protein, translated as MRARSTLFTLYMEYLYPGNRAWVGDLIRWMEALGFSEPAVRAAVSRSVKSGWIIPEKDGRKAYYRLSDRVAWQVEQVRDRLYQNVGQWDGQWRILIYAVPEAKRTVRDRFRNELVLLGFGTPSPGVWVSPTASLEAARDLVRFYGLGGYVELFQAQRFTAGNPLELVRKAYNLDAAQQRYREFVRLHPFNPKTPEEAFVRLTRLVHEARKLLFLDPGLPPELTPPGFLGPEAHQRFLELHAYFGQKARPMLERESAAAD; from the coding sequence ATGCGGGCCCGCTCCACCCTCTTCACGCTCTACATGGAGTACCTCTACCCCGGCAACCGGGCCTGGGTGGGTGACCTGATCCGCTGGATGGAAGCCTTGGGCTTCTCCGAACCGGCGGTGCGGGCCGCGGTATCGCGCAGCGTCAAAAGCGGCTGGATCATCCCCGAGAAGGACGGGCGCAAAGCCTACTACCGGCTCTCCGACCGGGTGGCTTGGCAGGTCGAGCAAGTGCGAGACCGCCTCTACCAAAATGTGGGCCAGTGGGACGGGCAGTGGCGCATCTTGATCTACGCGGTGCCGGAGGCCAAACGCACGGTGCGTGACCGCTTCCGCAACGAATTGGTGCTGCTGGGGTTCGGAACCCCCTCCCCAGGGGTGTGGGTGAGCCCCACCGCAAGCCTCGAGGCCGCCCGGGACCTGGTGCGGTTTTACGGGTTGGGAGGCTACGTCGAGCTATTTCAGGCGCAGCGCTTTACAGCCGGAAACCCGCTCGAGCTGGTCCGCAAAGCCTACAACCTGGACGCCGCCCAGCAACGCTACCGCGAGTTCGTGCGCCTGCATCCCTTCAACCCCAAAACCCCCGAGGAGGCCTTCGTGCGGCTTACCCGCCTGGTGCACGAGGCGCGAAAGCTTCTCTTCTTAGACCCAGGGTTGCCGCCGGAACTCACCCCGCCGGGTTTCTTAGGGCCTGAGGCCCACCAGAGGTTCCTCGAGCTTCACGCTTATTTCGGCCAGAAGGCCCGACCAATGCTCGAGCGAGAAAGCGCCGCAGCGGATTGA
- a CDS encoding MATE family efflux transporter, giving the protein MDIHTRREIAKIAIPVGLESTFQLGLGFVNQVIVGTLGTATIAAVGLANNVLFIGILCLNTLGAGCAILASRARGRGDEAAVSRISSLSLGFAITLAASFALPLALYAQPFLDGVGASTEVARIGGPYLSLVALSLPLVTASVVSSAVFRTLGHARLPMAVTMTAMALTPFLSWLFVIPLELGAVGAAWASLITQFLRALVLVGLLFFSRWGIAWSWPSWGEARVILREMIPLVLPLFITEIVFSCGSFLFALLFERVSTEALAAFQIMTTLEGVFITAAIGLNSAATILVARQIGQANLEGIWQTSGGIWRLGLFAAAGLGFLFALTGFLLPTLYPHTTPQVQDWGFWAIVLNALFQPVKVSNMIFFGVLSSGGDTRYLLLSDVITVFGVGLPLAYLLAFPLGLGLWGIFLGRLLGEELVRISMFWWRYKSGRWFKLETILTAAIAGRQVLRIEQ; this is encoded by the coding sequence ATGGATATTCATACGCGCCGAGAAATCGCCAAGATCGCTATCCCGGTGGGCCTCGAGTCCACCTTTCAACTGGGGCTGGGATTCGTCAACCAGGTGATCGTAGGGACACTCGGCACGGCTACCATCGCAGCGGTGGGGCTGGCCAACAACGTCTTGTTTATCGGAATTCTCTGCCTCAACACGCTAGGAGCAGGCTGCGCCATCCTGGCCTCCCGGGCCCGGGGGCGGGGGGACGAAGCGGCAGTCTCGCGCATCTCGAGCCTTTCGCTGGGTTTTGCCATCACCCTGGCAGCGTCTTTTGCGCTGCCCTTGGCCTTGTACGCCCAGCCCTTTCTAGACGGAGTGGGGGCCAGCACCGAGGTCGCTAGGATTGGCGGGCCGTACCTGAGCCTGGTCGCCCTCAGCCTGCCGCTCGTCACAGCCAGCGTGGTCTCGAGCGCGGTGTTCCGCACCCTGGGGCATGCCCGGCTGCCGATGGCGGTGACGATGACGGCCATGGCCCTTACCCCGTTTTTGTCCTGGCTCTTCGTGATCCCGCTCGAGCTAGGTGCGGTGGGCGCGGCCTGGGCCTCGCTCATCACCCAGTTTTTGCGGGCTTTGGTGCTGGTGGGGTTGCTATTCTTTAGCCGTTGGGGCATCGCCTGGAGCTGGCCGAGCTGGGGCGAAGCCAGGGTCATCCTGCGCGAGATGATCCCCCTGGTGCTGCCGCTATTCATCACCGAAATCGTATTTAGCTGCGGATCTTTCCTGTTCGCCCTGCTCTTTGAGCGGGTGAGCACCGAGGCGCTGGCGGCGTTTCAGATCATGACCACCCTTGAGGGAGTCTTTATCACCGCCGCCATCGGGCTCAATAGTGCCGCGACCATCCTGGTCGCCCGTCAGATCGGCCAGGCCAACCTCGAGGGGATCTGGCAGACCTCGGGGGGCATCTGGCGGCTGGGGCTGTTCGCTGCCGCCGGGCTCGGCTTCCTCTTCGCGCTCACCGGCTTCTTGTTGCCAACCCTCTACCCCCACACCACCCCCCAGGTTCAGGACTGGGGCTTCTGGGCCATTGTGCTCAACGCCCTCTTTCAGCCGGTAAAGGTCTCCAACATGATCTTTTTCGGGGTGCTCTCGAGCGGAGGCGATACCCGCTACCTGTTGCTATCGGATGTAATCACGGTCTTTGGGGTGGGGCTTCCCTTAGCTTACCTGCTGGCCTTCCCGCTAGGCCTAGGTCTGTGGGGGATTTTCCTGGGCCGGTTGCTGGGTGAGGAATTGGTGCGAATCAGCATGTTCTGGTGGCGCTACAAGAGCGGGCGCTGGTTCAAGCTCGAGACAATCCTTACGGCCGCGATAGCGGGGCGGCAAGTACTGCGGATTGAGCAGTAA
- the thrS gene encoding threonine--tRNA ligase, which translates to MNVYLPDGRELNLPDGATAAEAAKAIGPGLAKAAIGAIVDGELYDLMKPLPQGAKLKILTEKDPEFAQLFRHTLAHVLAQAVREFFAAKGFDPDAVKLAIGPVIENGFYYDIDPPEPLGEGDLPEIEARMHQIVKENLELRRFVLPREEALRRFEGKDPYKTELIQDLPEGVEISFYAQGEGTHGFTDLCRGPHVPSTGRIPPYFKLTHIAGAYWRGDSRRPQLQRIYGIAFRSKEELDDYLWRQEEAKKRDHRKLGAELELFTISEEVGKGLPLWLPKGAFIRKQLEQYMYEKEQEYGYDYVITPHIASSKLYYTSGHLPYYKDDMYAPIEIEGEEYYLKPMNCPHHHMIYKARLRSYRDLPLRLAEFGTVYRFELSGTLSGLARVRGFTQNDAHIYCSKSQVTDEFIKVIQLFDEVYKDFGISDYWFRLSLPDFENNPEKFGQPGPHWDEAIAAIRAALEQTGAQFVEGIGEATFYGPKLDVQIRSVLGKEESIATNQLDFISGQRFGLEFTNEKGEKEVPVIIHRAIMGSFDRFFAFYLEHTAGNFPLWLSPIQAVIVPIADRHLEYARQIAQAMKAAKLRVEVDDRPERMNAKIRDAELQKIPLILVVGDKEQEEGTINLRERQAKAQRTLKLEELIGEMQERVRNRK; encoded by the coding sequence ATGAATGTCTACTTACCCGATGGACGCGAATTAAACCTACCGGATGGCGCGACGGCAGCCGAGGCTGCCAAAGCGATCGGCCCAGGGCTGGCCAAGGCCGCCATCGGCGCGATCGTGGACGGCGAGCTATACGACCTGATGAAACCCCTGCCCCAGGGGGCCAAGCTCAAGATCCTGACCGAGAAAGACCCCGAGTTCGCGCAGCTTTTCCGCCACACCCTGGCCCACGTGCTGGCCCAGGCAGTGCGGGAGTTCTTCGCCGCCAAAGGCTTCGACCCCGACGCGGTAAAGCTGGCCATTGGACCGGTGATCGAGAACGGCTTCTACTACGACATCGACCCACCAGAACCTTTGGGCGAGGGCGACCTGCCCGAAATCGAAGCGCGGATGCACCAGATCGTGAAGGAAAACCTCGAGCTTCGCCGCTTCGTCTTGCCACGCGAAGAAGCCCTGCGGCGCTTCGAGGGTAAAGACCCCTACAAGACCGAACTTATCCAAGACCTCCCAGAAGGGGTGGAGATCAGCTTCTACGCGCAAGGCGAAGGAACCCACGGCTTCACCGATCTCTGCCGTGGGCCCCACGTTCCCAGCACGGGCCGCATCCCGCCCTACTTCAAGCTCACCCACATCGCCGGGGCCTACTGGCGCGGTGACTCCCGCCGCCCCCAGCTCCAGCGCATCTACGGCATCGCCTTCCGCAGCAAAGAAGAACTCGATGACTATCTGTGGCGGCAAGAGGAGGCCAAGAAGCGCGACCACCGCAAGCTCGGGGCCGAGCTAGAACTCTTCACCATCAGTGAGGAGGTGGGCAAGGGCTTGCCGCTGTGGCTGCCCAAGGGGGCTTTTATCCGCAAGCAGCTCGAGCAATACATGTACGAGAAAGAGCAGGAGTACGGCTACGACTATGTGATCACCCCTCACATCGCTAGCTCCAAGCTCTACTACACCTCGGGCCACCTTCCCTACTACAAAGACGACATGTATGCCCCCATCGAGATCGAAGGGGAGGAGTACTACCTCAAGCCCATGAACTGCCCGCACCACCACATGATCTACAAGGCCCGGCTTAGGAGCTACCGTGACCTGCCGTTGCGGCTAGCCGAGTTCGGCACCGTGTACCGCTTCGAGCTTTCCGGCACGCTCTCAGGGCTTGCCCGGGTGCGGGGCTTCACCCAGAACGATGCCCACATCTACTGCTCGAAGAGCCAGGTGACCGATGAGTTCATCAAGGTGATCCAGCTTTTTGACGAGGTTTACAAGGACTTCGGCATCAGCGATTACTGGTTTAGGCTCTCCTTGCCCGACTTCGAGAACAACCCCGAGAAGTTCGGCCAGCCCGGCCCCCACTGGGACGAGGCTATCGCGGCGATCCGCGCGGCGCTCGAGCAGACCGGTGCGCAGTTCGTAGAGGGGATCGGCGAGGCTACCTTCTACGGTCCCAAGCTCGACGTGCAGATCCGTAGCGTGCTGGGGAAGGAAGAATCCATCGCCACCAACCAGCTCGACTTCATCAGCGGGCAACGCTTCGGCTTGGAGTTCACCAACGAGAAAGGCGAGAAGGAAGTCCCGGTCATCATCCACCGGGCCATCATGGGCTCCTTCGACCGGTTTTTTGCCTTCTACCTCGAGCACACCGCGGGAAACTTCCCCCTGTGGCTCTCCCCCATTCAGGCCGTGATCGTCCCCATCGCCGACCGGCACCTGGAATACGCCCGACAGATCGCGCAGGCTATGAAGGCTGCCAAGCTGCGCGTAGAGGTGGACGACCGCCCGGAGCGCATGAACGCCAAGATCCGCGACGCTGAACTCCAGAAAATCCCGCTGATTCTGGTGGTGGGCGATAAAGAGCAGGAAGAGGGCACGATAAACCTACGTGAACGGCAAGCGAAGGCGCAGCGAACGCTCAAACTCGAGGAGTTGATCGGGGAGATGCAGGAGCGGGTACGGAATAGGAAATAG
- a CDS encoding gluconokinase, with amino-acid sequence MVVVLMGVAGSGKTTVGRLLAQELGWPFYDADDFHPVENREKMRSGVPLSDEDRAPWLRALRALLAEEARGQNAILACSALKQSFREALSEGYEVRFVYLKGTPELIARRLAQRQGHFFRPELLASQLGALEPPQDVLEADITPPPEAVARFIREALGLNGPQHR; translated from the coding sequence ATGGTGGTGGTGCTGATGGGCGTGGCTGGGTCGGGCAAGACCACCGTGGGCCGGTTGCTCGCTCAGGAACTGGGTTGGCCTTTCTACGATGCCGACGATTTTCATCCGGTGGAGAACCGCGAGAAGATGCGCTCGGGCGTCCCGCTCAGCGACGAAGACCGAGCGCCCTGGCTCCGCGCGCTACGCGCCCTGCTGGCCGAGGAGGCTCGAGGCCAAAACGCCATCCTGGCTTGCTCGGCCCTCAAACAGTCCTTCCGGGAGGCTCTGAGCGAGGGCTATGAGGTACGCTTCGTGTACCTCAAAGGTACACCGGAGTTGATCGCCCGCCGCCTGGCACAGCGACAGGGGCATTTCTTCCGACCGGAACTGCTGGCCAGCCAGTTAGGGGCGCTCGAGCCCCCCCAGGACGTGCTCGAGGCCGATATCACTCCGCCCCCAGAGGCCGTCGCCCGATTCATCCGGGAAGCGCTTGGGTTAAACGGCCCACAACACAGATAG
- a CDS encoding MFS transporter has product MWNEPRVGKIKTGIDRIIGQGQSIDRNYRLGVLNGWFVALGDAFFNATIVLSSFAAKLGAPNWIIGLLPSLLNAGALVPQAFIAPYVARLPVKVTLYRRVALLRISGLALIAASSFLFGHRPDLLLACFLLGLALNGLFTGLSSLPFWETVSKTIPQERRAAFFGIRNLVGGLLAFLAGFVVRGLLATGLAFPLPYALLFTLGTLAFATGWYLFGQVNEPPEPGGPQLRISLTIPFKDFVFRRFLRVRAMLALASMAEPFYAAYAVRVLRQTSEVGIYLTLYALSSVLSNLLWVRIAQHYGSRPLILVGGALGTLTPILALLLPAPSYGLVFVLQGAYLAALGLGTTTYLLNAAPAEHRSSYIGLANTLVGIVSFSPVLGGLLADWQGYAAPLLLASGFYAWALYAGRKLKSEV; this is encoded by the coding sequence ATGTGGAATGAGCCAAGGGTCGGCAAAATCAAAACCGGCATAGATCGCATCATAGGCCAGGGCCAAAGCATCGACCGTAATTACCGGCTCGGTGTGCTAAACGGCTGGTTCGTGGCTCTGGGAGACGCCTTTTTCAACGCCACCATCGTGCTCTCGAGCTTCGCGGCCAAATTAGGAGCGCCCAACTGGATAATCGGCCTCCTGCCCTCGCTATTGAACGCGGGGGCCTTGGTTCCCCAGGCCTTCATCGCCCCTTACGTAGCCCGGTTGCCGGTGAAGGTAACTCTCTACCGCCGGGTGGCCCTGCTGCGTATTTCGGGGCTGGCCTTGATTGCGGCCTCGAGTTTCCTGTTCGGCCACCGGCCCGACTTGCTCTTGGCCTGCTTCTTGCTAGGGCTGGCGCTCAACGGGCTCTTCACCGGTCTCAGCAGCCTGCCCTTCTGGGAGACGGTTTCCAAAACCATCCCGCAAGAGCGCCGGGCGGCCTTTTTCGGTATCCGCAACCTGGTGGGCGGGCTGCTGGCCTTTTTAGCCGGGTTTGTGGTGCGGGGCCTGCTTGCAACCGGGCTAGCTTTCCCGCTTCCTTATGCCCTGCTTTTCACCCTTGGCACGCTGGCCTTCGCTACCGGTTGGTACTTGTTCGGGCAGGTGAACGAACCACCCGAACCAGGGGGGCCGCAGCTTCGCATCTCGCTCACTATCCCCTTCAAAGACTTCGTGTTCCGGCGCTTCCTGCGGGTGCGGGCGATGCTGGCGCTGGCCTCGATGGCCGAACCTTTTTACGCAGCCTACGCGGTACGGGTACTGCGGCAGACCAGCGAGGTCGGCATCTACCTGACCCTCTACGCGCTCTCCTCGGTGCTCTCGAACCTGCTGTGGGTGCGCATCGCCCAGCACTATGGATCGCGCCCGTTGATCCTGGTGGGTGGGGCACTGGGAACTCTGACCCCCATCCTGGCCCTCCTGCTCCCGGCCCCATCTTATGGGCTGGTCTTTGTGCTTCAGGGAGCCTACCTAGCTGCTTTAGGCCTGGGGACCACCACCTATTTGCTCAACGCCGCTCCGGCTGAACACCGCAGCTCCTACATCGGGCTGGCCAACACCTTGGTGGGGATCGTCTCGTTCTCGCCTGTCCTGGGTGGATTACTGGCCGACTGGCAAGGGTACGCCGCCCCGCTGCTGTTGGCCTCCGGGTTTTACGCTTGGGCGTTGTACGCCGGGCGCAAGCTCAAAAGCGAGGTCTGA
- a CDS encoding S41 family peptidase has protein sequence MPKRLALWGIVLGLGLAIASPAQELMSRATELLVRNYAGPSEKNPGELAQKYLKKLDEACAPQEETCPVDVALPLLRDMVNELGDRHSRLWLPEEYAGLGLVPGDQQTRRGLGIRHAVVPELVGLIVLEVEEGSPAKAAGLRRGDRIVQINGQDLSGNAEERRALLARAIAEGGEIRLMVARPPFASLIPVQVAPGSLGTPLPQLYWLAGGIAWLRIPNFRADQTAEEVHRLVREAERKGAWGLVLDLRNNGGGSLLQVILAAGAFVDGPGRRYERRGVWGDTVVYRDGALLRRDENGERALLRLTAPARWRGPMVVLVNKFSASGAEFCALDLQSAGIPVIGEETAGVGDTVTNFFLLQRGGPALQITTYIARRLDGSAYPSKVTPDKTVADDAKALAEGHDVPLEAALSLLQDRRQALVPFPEINAFLRAW, from the coding sequence ATGCCCAAACGCCTGGCCTTATGGGGTATCGTGCTGGGCTTGGGGTTGGCTATCGCCAGCCCGGCCCAGGAGTTGATGAGCCGTGCTACCGAGCTGTTGGTGCGCAACTACGCAGGCCCCTCGGAGAAAAACCCCGGCGAGCTTGCGCAAAAGTACCTGAAGAAGCTGGACGAGGCCTGTGCCCCGCAGGAGGAGACCTGTCCGGTGGATGTGGCGCTTCCCCTCCTACGGGATATGGTGAACGAGCTCGGAGACCGGCACTCCAGGCTTTGGCTGCCGGAGGAGTACGCCGGGCTGGGTCTGGTGCCTGGGGATCAGCAGACCCGGCGGGGCCTGGGGATCCGCCACGCGGTAGTGCCCGAGCTGGTGGGGTTAATCGTCCTCGAGGTCGAAGAGGGCAGCCCGGCCAAGGCCGCGGGGTTACGGCGGGGAGACCGCATTGTGCAGATCAACGGCCAAGATCTCAGCGGAAACGCCGAGGAGCGCCGGGCGCTCCTCGCCCGAGCTATTGCTGAGGGAGGCGAGATCCGCTTGATGGTAGCACGGCCCCCTTTCGCTTCCTTGATCCCTGTGCAGGTCGCTCCGGGGAGTTTGGGCACGCCTTTGCCCCAGCTGTACTGGCTCGCAGGCGGGATCGCTTGGCTGCGCATCCCTAATTTTCGCGCTGACCAGACGGCGGAGGAGGTGCATCGGCTAGTGCGCGAGGCAGAGCGCAAAGGGGCTTGGGGGTTGGTGTTGGATCTGCGCAACAATGGCGGGGGTAGCCTGTTGCAGGTGATTCTCGCTGCTGGGGCGTTTGTAGATGGGCCGGGGCGGCGGTATGAGCGCCGCGGGGTGTGGGGCGATACCGTGGTGTACCGCGACGGGGCCTTGTTGCGGCGCGACGAGAACGGAGAGCGTGCGCTCCTCAGGCTTACGGCTCCGGCCCGCTGGCGAGGACCGATGGTGGTATTGGTCAACAAGTTCTCCGCTTCAGGGGCCGAGTTTTGCGCTTTGGATTTGCAAAGTGCGGGCATTCCGGTAATCGGTGAGGAAACGGCAGGCGTGGGCGATACGGTCACCAACTTCTTTTTGCTACAGCGGGGCGGCCCCGCCTTGCAGATCACTACCTATATCGCCCGACGGTTAGACGGAAGCGCCTATCCCTCCAAGGTCACGCCGGACAAGACTGTAGCCGATGATGCTAAAGCGCTAGCTGAGGGCCACGATGTGCCGCTCGAGGCCGCCCTCAGCCTGTTACAAGATCGCCGCCAGGCCTTAGTCCCTTTCCCAGAAATAAACGCTTTCCTACGCGCTTGGTAA
- the kynB gene encoding arylformamidase: protein MWDITRRLYPGHPVWPGDTPFTYELTWKMAEGASVNVGKIEGTTHLGTHLDAPYHYDPAGERLEAISLSVLVGPCRVVDARGQAALDEPFLRTLDDLPERVLFYTGQPGRWKTFPETFTHVTPAAAAYLASRGVKLFGTDCPSVDPLDSKTLEAHHAFRRGQIYILEGLALEGVQPGTYELICLPLALEGADASPVRAILR, encoded by the coding sequence ATGTGGGACATCACGCGCCGCCTCTACCCGGGCCACCCGGTCTGGCCTGGGGACACGCCTTTTACCTATGAGCTCACCTGGAAGATGGCCGAGGGAGCCTCGGTCAACGTAGGGAAGATAGAGGGCACCACCCACCTGGGCACCCACCTGGACGCACCCTATCACTATGACCCAGCAGGAGAGCGGCTCGAGGCCATCTCTCTTTCGGTATTGGTCGGCCCTTGCCGAGTGGTAGACGCCCGGGGCCAAGCCGCGCTGGACGAACCCTTCTTGCGAACCCTGGACGATCTGCCCGAACGGGTGCTGTTTTATACCGGCCAGCCAGGCCGCTGGAAGACTTTCCCCGAAACTTTTACCCACGTCACGCCTGCTGCAGCGGCTTACCTAGCGAGCCGAGGGGTGAAGCTTTTCGGAACCGACTGCCCCAGCGTAGATCCGCTCGACTCCAAGACCCTCGAGGCCCATCACGCTTTCAGACGAGGCCAGATCTACATTCTCGAAGGCCTAGCGCTCGAAGGCGTACAGCCCGGCACGTACGAGCTGATCTGCCTTCCGCTGGCGCTCGAGGGGGCCGATGCCTCGCCGGTTCGGGCCATACTGCGCTAA
- a CDS encoding uracil-DNA glycosylase translates to MIFLYPKGCISVKSEALNKRMLAEVSCNPPENPPVAGAGNPDSPVMFIGHNPSGTDTQTGRPYTGPSGEIFDELLAQAGFSRDDVYITNLVKCWLWKEENGIKVNRTPTAKEIKSWVPAWLKPEIDIIQPKAIVCLGGPTAQHFLGKDFKITLQGGKWLEVPPESPYLKLAGSLPSPKPLIMGIPQPSYLIHIREHSPESYPAARANMVADLLKVEAVLEGKVPNPAPSLPGVDIPF, encoded by the coding sequence ATGATCTTTCTCTACCCCAAGGGCTGTATATCGGTCAAGTCTGAGGCTTTGAACAAGCGAATGCTGGCCGAAGTGTCCTGCAACCCTCCGGAAAACCCCCCAGTAGCCGGAGCAGGTAACCCTGATAGCCCGGTGATGTTCATCGGGCATAATCCCAGCGGTACCGACACCCAGACCGGCCGACCCTACACCGGCCCATCTGGGGAGATCTTCGATGAGCTCTTAGCCCAGGCTGGATTCTCTCGCGACGATGTGTATATCACCAACTTAGTCAAGTGCTGGCTGTGGAAGGAAGAAAACGGGATCAAAGTCAACCGCACCCCCACCGCCAAGGAGATCAAGTCCTGGGTTCCGGCCTGGCTCAAACCCGAGATCGATATCATCCAGCCCAAAGCCATCGTCTGTCTGGGTGGGCCGACCGCGCAACACTTTCTGGGGAAGGATTTCAAGATCACCCTGCAAGGTGGGAAGTGGCTAGAGGTTCCCCCCGAGAGCCCCTATCTCAAGTTGGCCGGGAGCCTGCCCTCACCCAAGCCCCTGATCATGGGAATCCCCCAGCCCAGCTACCTCATCCATATTCGAGAGCACTCCCCCGAGAGCTACCCGGCTGCGCGGGCCAACATGGTAGCGGATTTGCTCAAGGTGGAGGCGGTACTCGAGGGCAAGGTGCCCAACCCCGCACCCTCCCTACCAGGGGTGGATATTCCCTTTTAG
- a CDS encoding 4Fe-4S dicluster domain-containing protein gives MGLFDNLVNAFLKLTDPTPKFTASRCLLEKNSVGGCDRCQQVCPHGAIRLENFTVEIDEALCTGCGLCTQVCPGVALEFPLGPVQESLYRGRGQIRCSKVAGSGEEVLCLGRLTPGVLAEAASRKGPLTLAHGDCVHCKIGGPDVLRRLQEAIEEGKKYYPGLEVNLTMEPLRGAAVGRREMFGALLGSAKRSAAELVPNIPFIQIEEEPTGLPAELRLRELAAKRAPAGAPLRWPKIAVAEGCTLCPVCTNVCPTGAVERIREGVEGLSEEYVLKLNVSACTGCGACVNSCPPQVITLEEAGPAEIFGEPLELYRGRPPWYDL, from the coding sequence ATGGGACTTTTCGATAACTTAGTAAACGCTTTCCTCAAGCTCACTGACCCGACTCCTAAATTCACTGCTTCTCGATGTCTGCTCGAGAAAAATTCAGTGGGCGGTTGTGATCGTTGCCAGCAGGTTTGCCCCCACGGGGCGATCCGCTTAGAAAACTTTACGGTTGAAATCGACGAGGCCTTATGTACAGGCTGTGGGCTGTGCACTCAGGTGTGCCCTGGGGTAGCGCTGGAGTTCCCCTTGGGCCCGGTACAAGAATCCTTATACCGCGGCAGGGGGCAGATCCGCTGCTCGAAGGTAGCGGGAAGTGGGGAAGAGGTACTCTGTCTAGGCCGCCTAACCCCTGGGGTGCTGGCCGAAGCCGCCAGCCGCAAAGGACCCCTCACCTTGGCGCATGGCGATTGCGTGCATTGCAAAATTGGCGGACCGGACGTGCTGCGGCGGTTACAGGAGGCTATCGAAGAAGGCAAGAAATATTATCCCGGGCTCGAGGTCAACCTGACTATGGAGCCTCTGCGGGGGGCCGCGGTGGGTCGCCGGGAGATGTTCGGTGCGCTGCTAGGAAGCGCTAAGCGGAGCGCGGCGGAGTTGGTGCCCAACATCCCCTTCATCCAGATCGAGGAGGAGCCGACTGGGCTCCCGGCAGAACTGCGTTTGCGCGAGCTGGCGGCCAAGCGAGCCCCCGCAGGAGCCCCCCTGCGCTGGCCCAAGATCGCGGTCGCGGAGGGCTGTACGCTGTGCCCGGTGTGTACCAACGTCTGCCCGACCGGGGCAGTGGAGCGCATCCGCGAGGGTGTCGAGGGGCTGAGCGAGGAGTATGTGCTGAAGTTGAACGTATCGGCTTGTACGGGCTGTGGAGCTTGTGTGAATAGTTGCCCGCCGCAGGTAATTACCCTCGAGGAAGCCGGGCCAGCAGAGATCTTCGGCGAACCGCTCGAGCTATACCGGGGCAGGCCGCCGTGGTACGACCTCTAA
- a CDS encoding bifunctional transcriptional activator/DNA repair enzyme AdaA, translating into MGMALMTDLAQRATRLKGTKTDVELVRRASKCLAAFETVPTLAQWSAAVGVTPNQLKVAFQRVLGISPRRYAEAVRLEKLKLQLKNGGDVTRAMYEAGYGSSSRLYEKAKQKLGMTPGVYRKGGAGEIIRYATAQSPLGWLLVAATEKGICSVCLRDDCEEARLALRVEFPKANLLEDSEGLKGYLEAILDYLEGRLVHLDLPVDLRVTAFQLQVLELLRRIPYGETRSYSQIAEALGSPKAVRAVAQACGANPVPLLIPCHRVVQKDGGLGGYSMGLERKKALLQIEQQHKGELAE; encoded by the coding sequence ATGGGCATGGCATTGATGACCGATCTGGCGCAGCGAGCTACGCGGCTCAAAGGCACAAAAACTGATGTTGAGCTGGTACGACGGGCCTCGAAGTGCCTTGCAGCTTTTGAAACCGTCCCCACCCTGGCACAGTGGAGTGCGGCGGTCGGGGTGACCCCCAACCAATTAAAAGTGGCCTTCCAGCGGGTGTTAGGGATTTCGCCACGCCGCTATGCCGAGGCTGTACGGCTGGAAAAGCTCAAATTGCAACTCAAGAACGGTGGAGATGTGACCCGCGCCATGTACGAAGCGGGGTACGGGTCTTCTAGCCGCCTATATGAGAAGGCCAAACAGAAGCTCGGCATGACCCCTGGCGTCTACCGCAAGGGCGGAGCAGGCGAGATAATCCGTTACGCCACCGCCCAAAGCCCCTTGGGTTGGCTGCTGGTAGCGGCTACCGAGAAGGGGATCTGTTCGGTTTGCCTGCGGGACGACTGTGAAGAGGCCCGGTTGGCCTTACGGGTCGAGTTCCCTAAAGCCAATCTGCTCGAGGACTCGGAGGGCTTGAAAGGGTATCTCGAGGCCATCCTGGATTACCTTGAAGGTCGCTTAGTCCATCTTGATTTGCCGGTGGACCTGCGGGTAACGGCTTTCCAGTTACAGGTGTTGGAACTTCTGCGCCGCATCCCTTACGGCGAGACCCGCTCCTACAGCCAGATCGCCGAGGCGTTGGGCAGCCCTAAAGCGGTGCGGGCAGTGGCCCAAGCTTGCGGCGCCAACCCGGTGCCGCTACTCATCCCCTGCCACCGGGTGGTGCAAAAGGACGGTGGTCTAGGCGGTTACAGTATGGGCCTCGAGCGCAAAAAAGCACTCTTGCAGATCGAACAGCAGCACAAAGGAGAGCTTGCAGAATGA